Proteins from a single region of Canis aureus isolate CA01 chromosome 26, VMU_Caureus_v.1.0, whole genome shotgun sequence:
- the PCMTD2 gene encoding protein-L-isoaspartate O-methyltransferase domain-containing protein 2 isoform X1, producing the protein MGGAVSAGEDNDELIDNLKEAQYIRTELVEQAFRAIDRADYYLEEFKENAYKDLAWKHGNIHLSAPCIYSEVMEALDLQPGLSFLNLGSGTGYLSSMVGLILGPFGVNHGVELHSDVIEYARQKLDFFIRTSDSFDKFDFCEPSFVTGNCLEISPDCSQYDRVYCGAGVQKEHEEYMKSLLKVGGILVMPLEEKLTKITRTGPSAWETKKILAVSFAPLIQPCHSESGKSRLVQLPPLAVRSLQDLARIAIRATIKKVIRQETVSSGGNGLKNTPRAKRRRVRRRRMETIVFLDKEVFASRISSPSDDNSCEDLEEEQREEDKAPPETKPAPPVNFLREKVLSLPLPDPLKYYLLYYREKILCACVAGKTCLLP; encoded by the exons ATGGGAGGTGCTGTGAGTGCTGGTGAAGACAACGATGAGCTGATAGACAATCTGAAGGAAGCACAGTACATCCGGACCGAGCTAGTAGAGCAAGCTTTCCGAGCTATCGACCGCGCAGATTATTATCTTGAAGAATTTAAGGAAAACGCTTATAAAGACTTGGCGTGGAAGCATGGAAACATCCACCTCTCGGCCCCTTGCATCTACTCAGAAGTGATGGAAGCCCTCGACCTGCAGCCGGGGCTCTCCTTCTTAAACCTGGGCAGTGGCACGGGCTACCTCAGCTCGATGGTGGGGCTCATTCTAG GTCCTTTTGGTGTGAACCACGGGGTTGAACTCCATTCAGATGTAATAGAATATGCAAGGCAGAAGCTGGACTTCTTTATTAGAACCAGCGACAGCTTTGACAA atttGACTTCTGTGAACCTTCCTTTGTTACTGGCAATTGCCTAGAGATTTCTCCAGATTGTTCTCAGTATGATCGTGTGTACTGTGGGGCTGGTGTGCAGAAAGAGCATGAAGAGTACATGAAGAGTCTTCTCAAAGTAGGAGGCATCCTTGTCATGCCACTGGAAGAGAAG TTGACTAAGATAACACGAACCGGTCCTTCTGCTTGGGAAACCAAAAAGATtctggctgtttcttttgctccTCTAATCCAGCCTTGTCACTCAGAGTCTGGAAAATCAAGACTTGTCCAGTTAC CGCCGCTGGCCGTGCGAAGCCTCCAGGACCTGGCTCGCATCGCCATCCGGGCCACCATTAAAAAGGTCATCCGTCAGGAGACCGTGAGCAGCGGCGGGAACGGACTGAAGAACACTCCCAGGGCCAAGCGCAGGAGAGTGCGCCGCCGCCGCATGGAGACCATCGTCTTTTTGGACAAAGAGGTATTTGCCAGTCGGATCTCCAGCCCCTCTGATGACAACAGCTGTGAGGACTTGGAAGAGGAACAGCGGGAGGAGGACAAGGCCCCGCCGGAAACGAAGCCAGCCCCGCCAGTGAACTTCCTGCGCGAGAAGGTCCTGAGCCTCCCCCTGCCCGATCCCCTAAAATACTACCTGCTGTACTACCGAGAGAA GATACTGTGTGCATGCGTAGCTGGGAAAACATGTCTGCTGCCCTAG
- the PCMTD2 gene encoding protein-L-isoaspartate O-methyltransferase domain-containing protein 2 isoform X2, whose protein sequence is MGGAVSAGEDNDELIDNLKEAQYIRTELVEQAFRAIDRADYYLEEFKENAYKDLAWKHGNIHLSAPCIYSEVMEALDLQPGLSFLNLGSGTGYLSSMVGLILGPFGVNHGVELHSDVIEYARQKLDFFIRTSDSFDKFDFCEPSFVTGNCLEISPDCSQYDRVYCGAGVQKEHEEYMKSLLKVGGILVMPLEEKLTKITRTGPSAWETKKILAVSFAPLIQPCHSESGKSRLVQLPPLAVRSLQDLARIAIRATIKKVIRQETVSSGGNGLKNTPRAKRRRVRRRRMETIVFLDKEVFASRISSPSDDNSCEDLEEEQREEDKAPPETKPAPPVNFLREKVLSLPLPDPLKYYLLYYREK, encoded by the exons ATGGGAGGTGCTGTGAGTGCTGGTGAAGACAACGATGAGCTGATAGACAATCTGAAGGAAGCACAGTACATCCGGACCGAGCTAGTAGAGCAAGCTTTCCGAGCTATCGACCGCGCAGATTATTATCTTGAAGAATTTAAGGAAAACGCTTATAAAGACTTGGCGTGGAAGCATGGAAACATCCACCTCTCGGCCCCTTGCATCTACTCAGAAGTGATGGAAGCCCTCGACCTGCAGCCGGGGCTCTCCTTCTTAAACCTGGGCAGTGGCACGGGCTACCTCAGCTCGATGGTGGGGCTCATTCTAG GTCCTTTTGGTGTGAACCACGGGGTTGAACTCCATTCAGATGTAATAGAATATGCAAGGCAGAAGCTGGACTTCTTTATTAGAACCAGCGACAGCTTTGACAA atttGACTTCTGTGAACCTTCCTTTGTTACTGGCAATTGCCTAGAGATTTCTCCAGATTGTTCTCAGTATGATCGTGTGTACTGTGGGGCTGGTGTGCAGAAAGAGCATGAAGAGTACATGAAGAGTCTTCTCAAAGTAGGAGGCATCCTTGTCATGCCACTGGAAGAGAAG TTGACTAAGATAACACGAACCGGTCCTTCTGCTTGGGAAACCAAAAAGATtctggctgtttcttttgctccTCTAATCCAGCCTTGTCACTCAGAGTCTGGAAAATCAAGACTTGTCCAGTTAC CGCCGCTGGCCGTGCGAAGCCTCCAGGACCTGGCTCGCATCGCCATCCGGGCCACCATTAAAAAGGTCATCCGTCAGGAGACCGTGAGCAGCGGCGGGAACGGACTGAAGAACACTCCCAGGGCCAAGCGCAGGAGAGTGCGCCGCCGCCGCATGGAGACCATCGTCTTTTTGGACAAAGAGGTATTTGCCAGTCGGATCTCCAGCCCCTCTGATGACAACAGCTGTGAGGACTTGGAAGAGGAACAGCGGGAGGAGGACAAGGCCCCGCCGGAAACGAAGCCAGCCCCGCCAGTGAACTTCCTGCGCGAGAAGGTCCTGAGCCTCCCCCTGCCCGATCCCCTAAAATACTACCTGCTGTACTACCGAGAGAAGTAA